A region of Gracilinanus agilis isolate LMUSP501 chromosome 3, AgileGrace, whole genome shotgun sequence DNA encodes the following proteins:
- the LOC123239981 gene encoding olfactory receptor 49-like — protein sequence MTPGRWSELGNHSEGTEFILVGITDLRGLQLLLFAVLLPTYLLTLLGNLFIVVLSLADRRLQTPMYYLLRNFSLLEMGFTSAITPQVLSHLLTGQKTISLPRCFSQMVLYFILGTVEFFLLAVMSMDRYLAICYPLRYPALMTSRTCLALVLGCWAGSFLFLSGPCIWLLFLPLCGPKVLNHFFCDSTPLLALACTDTRLLQLFAFLVAVCTLAGGLAVTTASYTCIIWTLLHLPSAQGRRKAFSTCSSHILVVSITYGSCIIMYLNPTQTGRLDLNKGVAFFNTTVAPLLNPFIYCLRNKLVQQVSRDVLVRGRGTSRHLRV from the coding sequence ATGACTCCAGGAAGGTGGAGTGAACTGGGGAACCACTCAGAGGGGACTGAGTTCATTCTGGTGGGTATCACAGACCTTCGTGGCCTGCAGCTCCTGCTATTTGCTGTCCTCCTGCCCACTTACCTGTTGACCTTGCTGGGCAACTTGTTCATTGTGGTCCTCTCCCTGGCAGACCGCCGCCTGCAAACCCCCATGTATTATCTCCTGAGGAATTTCTCCCTGCTGGAGATGGGCTTCACCTCAGCCATCACTCCCCAGGTTCTCAGCCACCTCCTCACAGGCCAGAAGACCATCTCCCTTCCCAGATGCTTCTCCCAAATGGTCCTTTATTTTATCCTGGGAACTGTAGAGTTCTTCCTATTGGCTGTAATGTCAATGGACCGGTACCTAGCTATCTGCTATCCCCTGAGGTACCCAGCCCTCATGACCAGCCGGACCTGCCTGGCACTGGTGCTGGGCTGCTGGGCTGGgagctttctcttcctttctgggCCTTGCATCTGGCTACTCTTCTTGCCACTCTGTGGTCCAAAGGTGCTCAACCACTTCTTCTGTGACAGCACTCCCCTGCTGGCTCTGGCATGCACTGACACCAGGCTTCTGCAGCTGTTTGCCTTCCTAGTAGCTGTGTGTACCCTGGCTGGTGGCCTTGCTGTGACAACAGCATCCTATACCTGCATCATCTGGACCCTCCTACACTTGCCCTCTGCCCAGGGTCGGCGCAAGGCCTTCTCTACCTGCTCCTCCCACATCCTAGTAGTCTCCATTACCTATGGCAGCTGCATCATCATGTACCTCAATCCCACCCAGACAGGAAGGCTGGACCTCAACAAGGGGGTGGCCTTCTTCAATACCACTGTTGCCCCACTGTTGAACCCTTTTATCTACTGCCTGAGGAATAAGCTGGTGCAGCAGGTCAGCAGAGATGTGCTGGTCAGAGGAAGGGGGACTTCTCGGCACCTCAGAGTTTGA